A region of Triplophysa dalaica isolate WHDGS20190420 chromosome 20, ASM1584641v1, whole genome shotgun sequence DNA encodes the following proteins:
- the si:dkey-32e6.3 gene encoding uncharacterized protein si:dkey-32e6.3 isoform X1 has translation MYNSEMTRGTSFDELNGCRTDVNSDGTREDKALTDSRRTGKKLVLYIDLNNTILVSDAVKRQGTVAALEYFLSTVTWGRMKKGKWEWMSDSPSLLQPCTGAVTYYSQFGKVAGFTTVGPGRRFRKVLEEHLELLRWPPDLPEDKELSVKGEDGKLYHWILPSFFQMLHDLTSEGVEFSVVFRTFGSDLPRVLSTVRRAVEDGSHPLFPDLPALKLRVNVTAGRIRCSNKGAVLSRGEERVATGEGERCVYQYLSAAEGLSGFQDHFDWWARNTYSILGGKPIWIDPFDSKVQHIFIDDNIRQNDEDTIVRPTVFLDPEGLQTRTASTSELYDLCLVQNDLMKAIADPGYFTQRILICMENYEGNIQKG, from the exons ATGTATAACTCGGAGATGACGCGTGGAACAAGTTTTGATGAACTCAACGGATGCAGAACGGATGTGAACTCTGACGGGACACGTGAGGATAAAGCATTGACTGACTCGCGAAGAACTGGCAAAAAACTTGTCCTTTACATTGATCTCAACAATACAATCCTTGTGTCTGATGCAGTCAAAAGACAAGGAACTGTAGCTGCTCTGGAATACTTCCTTTCCACTGTGACCTGGGGGCGTATGAAGAAAG GTAAATGGGAGTGGATGTCTGATTCACCATCTTTACTCCAGCCTTGTACAGGTGCTGTCACATACTACTCCCAGTTTGGCAAGGTGGCAGGATTCACGACAGTAGGTCCAGGCCGACGGTTCCGGAAGGTCCTGGAGGAACATCTGGAGCTGCTTCGATGGCCACCCGACTTACCTGAGGATAAGGAGCTGTCTGTTAAAGGAGAAGATGGGAAACTGTACCACTGGATCCTACCTTCATTTTTCCAGATGCTGCACGATTTGACTTCAGAGGGTGTGGAGTTCTCCGTCGTCTTCCGTACCTTTGGCTCAGATCTGCCTCGGGTTTTGTCCACTGTCCGACGTGCTGTTGAGGATGGGTCACATCCGCTCTTTCCGGACCTACCGGCTCTGAAG TTGAGGGTGAATGTAACTGCCGGGCGGATCAGGTGCAGCAATAAGGGTGCAGTGCTGAGTCGTGGAGAGGAGCGTGTAGCCACAGGAGAAGGAGAGCGATGTGTATACCAGTATCTGAGTGCTGCCGAGGGTCTAAGTGGCTTTCAGGACCACTTTGACTG GTGGGCACGGAACACATACTCCATTTTAGGAGGTAAACCAATCTGGATTGACCCTTTTGACTCCAAGGTTCAACATATCTTCATTGATGACAATATCAGGCAGAATGATGAGGACACTATTGTCCGTCCTACG GTGTTTTTGGACCCAGAGGGCTTGCAGACTCGAACAGCTTCAACATCAGAGCTGTATGATCTGTGCCTTGTTCAGAATGATCTGATGAAGGCTATTGCTGACCCTGGTTATTTTACCCAACGCATACTGATCTGTATGGAGAATTACGAGGGGAACATCCAAAAAGGATAG
- the si:dkey-32e6.3 gene encoding uncharacterized protein si:dkey-32e6.3 isoform X2 encodes MKKGKWEWMSDSPSLLQPCTGAVTYYSQFGKVAGFTTVGPGRRFRKVLEEHLELLRWPPDLPEDKELSVKGEDGKLYHWILPSFFQMLHDLTSEGVEFSVVFRTFGSDLPRVLSTVRRAVEDGSHPLFPDLPALKLRVNVTAGRIRCSNKGAVLSRGEERVATGEGERCVYQYLSAAEGLSGFQDHFDWWARNTYSILGGKPIWIDPFDSKVQHIFIDDNIRQNDEDTIVRPTVFLDPEGLQTRTASTSELYDLCLVQNDLMKAIADPGYFTQRILICMENYEGNIQKG; translated from the exons ATGAAGAAAG GTAAATGGGAGTGGATGTCTGATTCACCATCTTTACTCCAGCCTTGTACAGGTGCTGTCACATACTACTCCCAGTTTGGCAAGGTGGCAGGATTCACGACAGTAGGTCCAGGCCGACGGTTCCGGAAGGTCCTGGAGGAACATCTGGAGCTGCTTCGATGGCCACCCGACTTACCTGAGGATAAGGAGCTGTCTGTTAAAGGAGAAGATGGGAAACTGTACCACTGGATCCTACCTTCATTTTTCCAGATGCTGCACGATTTGACTTCAGAGGGTGTGGAGTTCTCCGTCGTCTTCCGTACCTTTGGCTCAGATCTGCCTCGGGTTTTGTCCACTGTCCGACGTGCTGTTGAGGATGGGTCACATCCGCTCTTTCCGGACCTACCGGCTCTGAAG TTGAGGGTGAATGTAACTGCCGGGCGGATCAGGTGCAGCAATAAGGGTGCAGTGCTGAGTCGTGGAGAGGAGCGTGTAGCCACAGGAGAAGGAGAGCGATGTGTATACCAGTATCTGAGTGCTGCCGAGGGTCTAAGTGGCTTTCAGGACCACTTTGACTG GTGGGCACGGAACACATACTCCATTTTAGGAGGTAAACCAATCTGGATTGACCCTTTTGACTCCAAGGTTCAACATATCTTCATTGATGACAATATCAGGCAGAATGATGAGGACACTATTGTCCGTCCTACG GTGTTTTTGGACCCAGAGGGCTTGCAGACTCGAACAGCTTCAACATCAGAGCTGTATGATCTGTGCCTTGTTCAGAATGATCTGATGAAGGCTATTGCTGACCCTGGTTATTTTACCCAACGCATACTGATCTGTATGGAGAATTACGAGGGGAACATCCAAAAAGGATAG
- the lrrc23 gene encoding leucine-rich repeat-containing protein 23 isoform X3: protein MSDFDEDEVLKADSETEYEEQESEVGHDEEGIPEDDQIEPCPLNQDIVAKCLSLLCHTGNSLSHAYVRLDLNSKGLTDLVLLSSFIHLRYLDISSNHLSDLSPLAGLTHLLWVKGDSNRIQQFESQWFDQLGFLQWLSLASNRLCDVKGLKATALETLNLIGNGIQTMHGLECNNLTNLVTLELRGNCLETTDGICLPNLRHLHLVWLAKNNIKRLEGLERLEQLNTLHLRDNQLESLDGINSSMKCLQYLNIRVLCKLYLLWRNH from the exons ATGTCAGACTTTGATGAAGATGAGGTGCTAAAAGCGGACTCTGAGACCGAGTATGAGGAGCAAGAAAGTGAGGTTGGTCACGATGAAGAGGGGATACCAGAAGACGACCAG ATCGAGCCCTGTCCACTTAACCAGGACATAGTAGCTAAATGCTTATCTTTATTGTGCCACACCGGAAACAGTCTGTCTCATGCCTATGTCAGACTTGACCTTAACAGCAA GGGTCTGACGGATTTGGTCTTGCTCAGCTCTTTCATCCATCTGCGTTACTTAGACATTTCCTCCAATCATTTGTCAGACCTCTCTCCGTTGGCTGGCCTTACCCACCTGCTATGGGTAAAGGGAGATTCTAATCGGATTCAACAGTTTGAAAGCCAGTGGTTTGACCAGCTCGGTTTCCTACAGTGGCTCAGCCTAGCAAGCAACCGTCTGTGTGATGTGAAAGGCCTCAAAGCTACAGCACTGGAAACTCTCAATCTTATTG GTAATGGCATTCAGACAATGCATGGCTTGGAATGTAATAATCTGACCAATCTGGTGACACTTGAATTAAGAGGAAATTGCTTGGAAACTACAGATGGCATTTGCCTCCCTAATTTACGTCACTTACACCTGGTATGGCTG GCTAAGAACAACATCAAGCGACTGGAGGGTCTGGAGAGGTTAGAGCAACTAAACACTCTTCACCTCAGAGATAACCAACTAGAATCATTGGATGGAATCAACTCCAGTATGAAATGTCTCCAGTATCTTAACATCAG AGTGCTTTGCAAGCTCTATTTACTGTGGAGAAATCACTGA
- the lrrc23 gene encoding leucine-rich repeat-containing protein 23 isoform X1 — MSDFDEDEVLKADSETEYEEQESEVGHDEEGIPEDDQIEPCPLNQDIVAKCLSLLCHTGNSLSHAYVRLDLNSKGLTDLVLLSSFIHLRYLDISSNHLSDLSPLAGLTHLLWVKGDSNRIQQFESQWFDQLGFLQWLSLASNRLCDVKGLKATALETLNLIGNGIQTMHGLECNNLTNLVTLELRGNCLETTDGICLPNLRHLHLVWLAKNNIKRLEGLERLEQLNTLHLRDNQLESLDGINSSMKCLQYLNIRGNLISSQSALQALFTVEKSLRVLVVLDNPLAKTDDYRLYLISHLSQLERLDKDPVTADEKSEALEKLKEFEDESAQDQED; from the exons ATGTCAGACTTTGATGAAGATGAGGTGCTAAAAGCGGACTCTGAGACCGAGTATGAGGAGCAAGAAAGTGAGGTTGGTCACGATGAAGAGGGGATACCAGAAGACGACCAG ATCGAGCCCTGTCCACTTAACCAGGACATAGTAGCTAAATGCTTATCTTTATTGTGCCACACCGGAAACAGTCTGTCTCATGCCTATGTCAGACTTGACCTTAACAGCAA GGGTCTGACGGATTTGGTCTTGCTCAGCTCTTTCATCCATCTGCGTTACTTAGACATTTCCTCCAATCATTTGTCAGACCTCTCTCCGTTGGCTGGCCTTACCCACCTGCTATGGGTAAAGGGAGATTCTAATCGGATTCAACAGTTTGAAAGCCAGTGGTTTGACCAGCTCGGTTTCCTACAGTGGCTCAGCCTAGCAAGCAACCGTCTGTGTGATGTGAAAGGCCTCAAAGCTACAGCACTGGAAACTCTCAATCTTATTG GTAATGGCATTCAGACAATGCATGGCTTGGAATGTAATAATCTGACCAATCTGGTGACACTTGAATTAAGAGGAAATTGCTTGGAAACTACAGATGGCATTTGCCTCCCTAATTTACGTCACTTACACCTGGTATGGCTG GCTAAGAACAACATCAAGCGACTGGAGGGTCTGGAGAGGTTAGAGCAACTAAACACTCTTCACCTCAGAGATAACCAACTAGAATCATTGGATGGAATCAACTCCAGTATGAAATGTCTCCAGTATCTTAACATCAG GGGTAACCTTATATCTTCTCAGAGTGCTTTGCAAGCTCTATTTACTGTGGAGAAATCACTGAGGGTCCTTGTAGTCCTGGACAATCCATTAGCAAAGACGGATGATTATAGGCTGTATTTGATCTCACATCTCTCCCAGCTGGAGCGATTAGATAAAGACCCCGTAACTGCTGATGAGAAGTCTGAAGCCCTGGAGAAACTCAAG GAATTTGAAGATGAATCTGCCCAAGATCAAGAGGACTGA
- the lrrc23 gene encoding leucine-rich repeat-containing protein 23 isoform X2, whose product MSDFDEDEVLKADSETEYEEQESEVGHDEEGIPEDDQIEPCPLNQDIVAKCLSLLCHTGNSLSHAYVRLDLNSKGLTDLVLLSSFIHLRYLDISSNHLSDLSPLAGLTHLLWVKGDSNRIQQFESQWFDQLGFLQWLSLASNRLCDVKGLKATALETLNLIGNGIQTMHGLECNNLTNLVTLELRGNCLETTDGICLPNLRHLHLAKNNIKRLEGLERLEQLNTLHLRDNQLESLDGINSSMKCLQYLNIRGNLISSQSALQALFTVEKSLRVLVVLDNPLAKTDDYRLYLISHLSQLERLDKDPVTADEKSEALEKLKEFEDESAQDQED is encoded by the exons ATGTCAGACTTTGATGAAGATGAGGTGCTAAAAGCGGACTCTGAGACCGAGTATGAGGAGCAAGAAAGTGAGGTTGGTCACGATGAAGAGGGGATACCAGAAGACGACCAG ATCGAGCCCTGTCCACTTAACCAGGACATAGTAGCTAAATGCTTATCTTTATTGTGCCACACCGGAAACAGTCTGTCTCATGCCTATGTCAGACTTGACCTTAACAGCAA GGGTCTGACGGATTTGGTCTTGCTCAGCTCTTTCATCCATCTGCGTTACTTAGACATTTCCTCCAATCATTTGTCAGACCTCTCTCCGTTGGCTGGCCTTACCCACCTGCTATGGGTAAAGGGAGATTCTAATCGGATTCAACAGTTTGAAAGCCAGTGGTTTGACCAGCTCGGTTTCCTACAGTGGCTCAGCCTAGCAAGCAACCGTCTGTGTGATGTGAAAGGCCTCAAAGCTACAGCACTGGAAACTCTCAATCTTATTG GTAATGGCATTCAGACAATGCATGGCTTGGAATGTAATAATCTGACCAATCTGGTGACACTTGAATTAAGAGGAAATTGCTTGGAAACTACAGATGGCATTTGCCTCCCTAATTTACGTCACTTACACCTG GCTAAGAACAACATCAAGCGACTGGAGGGTCTGGAGAGGTTAGAGCAACTAAACACTCTTCACCTCAGAGATAACCAACTAGAATCATTGGATGGAATCAACTCCAGTATGAAATGTCTCCAGTATCTTAACATCAG GGGTAACCTTATATCTTCTCAGAGTGCTTTGCAAGCTCTATTTACTGTGGAGAAATCACTGAGGGTCCTTGTAGTCCTGGACAATCCATTAGCAAAGACGGATGATTATAGGCTGTATTTGATCTCACATCTCTCCCAGCTGGAGCGATTAGATAAAGACCCCGTAACTGCTGATGAGAAGTCTGAAGCCCTGGAGAAACTCAAG GAATTTGAAGATGAATCTGCCCAAGATCAAGAGGACTGA
- the tktb gene encoding transketolase-like protein 2, whose amino-acid sequence MSYHKPDEKTLQGLKDIANKLRILSIKQTCASNSGHPTSCCSAAELMSVLFFHTMRYKAKDPRNPCNDRFILSKGHAAPILYAAWAEAGYIKESDLLNLRKIDSDLEGHPTPKLAFVDVATGSLGQGLGASCGMAYTGKYLDKSSYRVYCMLGDGECSEGSVWEAMAFASYYKLDNLVAILDVNRLGQSEPAPLQHNMNTYKERCEAFGFNTYVVDGHDVEELCKALWLAEQFKGKPTAIVAKTFKGRGLKGIEDQDNWHGKPMPKDRAEELIKDLKSQIQSPNKHIHPQAPTEDAAAVDGTPVHLLKAPEYKIGDKISTRKAYGVALKKMGDASTRVVALDGDTKNSTFADIFKKAHPDRFIECFIAEQNMVSVAIGCATRDRTIPFASTFSAFFARAYDHIRMAAISQSNVNLVGSHCGVSIGEDGPSQMALEDLAMFRAIPTCTVFYPSDGVSTERAVELAANTKGICFIRTSRPDTAVIYDPKEKFEVGRAKVVRKSDDDKVTVIGAGVTLHEALAAHEQLAKEGVNIRVIDPFTIKPLDAETIVASARATGGRVITVEDHYKEGGLGEAVLAAVGEEPSIVVQRLAVSHVPRSGQPQELLDMFGISAKSIVAAVKRTFAN is encoded by the exons ATGAGTTACCACAAACCCGACGAGAAAACTCTTCAGGGCCTGAAAGACATCGCTAACAAGCTCAGGATCCTTTCCATCAAACAGACATGCGCCTCAAACTCCGG ACATCCCACCTCATGCTGCAGCGCTGCGGAGCTCATGTCTGTGCTGTTCTTCCACACCATGCGCTACAAAGCCAAAGACCCACGTAACCCCTGCAATGACCGATTCATTTTGTCTAAG GGCCATGCTGCGCCCATTCTGTACGCTGCCTGGGCTGAGGCTGGGTATATCAAAGAGTCCGATCTGTTAAATCTGCGCAAGATCGACTCTGACCTGGAGGGTCACCCCACTCCT aaacTGGCTTTTGTGGATGTGGCAACAGGGTCTCTTGGTCAAGGTCTTGGGGCTTCTTGCGGCATGGCTTACACAGGAAAATACTTAGACAAGTCCAG CTACCGTGTGTACTGTATGCTGGGAGATGGCGAGTGCTCAGAAGGGTCGGTGTGGGAGGCCATGGCGTTTGCCTCCTATTACAAGCTTGACAATCTGGTGGCCATTCTTGATGTGAACCGGCTGGGCCAGAGTGAGCCAGCCCCACTGCAGCATAACATGAACACCTATAAGGAGCGTTGTGAGGCGTTTGG TTTCAACACCTATGTGGTGGATGGCCATGATGTGGAGGAGCTGTGCAAGGCTCTGTGGCTGGCAGAGCAATTCAAAGGGAAGCCCACCGCCATCGTAGCTAAAACATTTAAGGGCAGAGGTCTTAAAG GCATTGAAGATCAAGATAACTGGCATGGAAAGCCTATGCCTAAAGATCGTGCTGAAGAGCTTATTAAGGACCTCAAGAGCCAGATCCAGTCTCCCAATAAGCACATCCATCCTCAGGCACCCACTGAGGATGCTGCTGCGGTTGACGGCACCCCCGTCCACCTGCTCAAAGCTCCAGAATACAAGATTGGGGACAAG ATCTCTACCAGGAAGGCGTACGGTGTTGCTCTGAAGAAAATGGGTGACGCAAGCACTCGTGTGGTGGCCCTGGATGGTGACACCAAGAACTCGACCTTCGCTGATATCTTCAAAAAGGCTCATCCTGATCGTTTCATTGAGTGCTTCATTGCGGAACAAAACATG GTAAGTGTGGCCATCGGTTGTGCCACCCGCGACCGCACCATTCCATTCGCCAGCACTTTTTCTGCCTTCTTTGCTCGTGCATATGACCACATCCGCATGGCAGCCATCTCTCAATCCAACGTCAATTTGGTCGGCTCGCACTGTGGCGTCTCCATCG GTGAAGATGGCCCCTCCCAGATGGCACTGGAGGATCTCGCAATGTTCCGCGCTATCCCAACATGCACGGTGTTTTATCCTAGTGATGGCGTATCCACTGAGAGAGCTGTGGAGCTTGCAGCCAATACAAAG GGTATCTGTTTCATCCGCACCAGCCGCCCTGACACTGCTGTTATCTACGATCCTAAAGAGAAATTTGAAGTTGGCAGAGCCAAG GTGGTGCGCAAGTCTGACGATGATAAGGTGACTGTTATTGGAGCTGGAGTTACTCTGCATGAGGCACTTGCAGCACATGAACAATTGGCCAAAGAAG GTGTGAACATTCGGGTTATTGACCCATTTACTATCAAGCCACTGGATGCTGAAACAATTGTGGCAAGTGCTCGTGCTACAGGAGGAAGGGTGATCACTGTAGAGGACCACTACAAAGAGG GTGGTCTGGGCGAGGCAGTCCTGGCTGCAGTTGGTGAAGAGCCCAGCATAGTGGTGCAGAGACTGGCTGTGAGCCACGTGCCCCGGAGCGGCCAACCACAGGAGCTTCTGGACATGTTTGGCATCAGTGCCAAATCTATCGTTGCTGCCGTCAAGCGCACGTTTGCTAACTAA
- the tnnc1b gene encoding troponin C type 1b (slow), with protein sequence MDDVYKAAVENLTEEQKNEFRAAFDIFVQDAEDGCISTKELGKVMRMLGQNPTQEELQEMVDEVDEDGSGTVDFDEFLVMMVRCMKEESKGKSEEELAEVFRMFDKNGDGYIDLDELKNMLESTGEAITEDDIEELMKDGDKNNDGKIDYDEFLEFMKGVE encoded by the exons ATGGATGATGTATATAAAGCAGCG GTAGAGAATTTAACGGAAGAACAGAAAAATG AGTTCCGCGCCGCGTTTGACATCTTCGTGCAGGATGCTGAGGATGGCTGCATCAGCACTAAAGAGCTGGGGAAGGTCATGAGGATGTTGGGCCAGAACCCCACCCAAGAAGAGTTGCAGGAAATGGTGGATGAAGTAGATGAGGATG GAAGCGGGACTGTGGACTTTGATGAGTTCTTGGTGATGATGGTGCGCTGTATGAAAGAGGAGAGCAAAGGGAAATCAGAAGAAGAGTTAGCGGAAGTCTTCCGCATGTTTGATAA GAATGGAGATGGCTACATTGATTTAGACGAGCTGAAGAACATGCTGGAGTCAACAGGCGAGGCCATTACCGAGGACGACATCGAGGAACTCATGAAGGACGGAGATAAAAACAACGACGGAAAGATCGATTACGACG AGTTCTTGGAATTCATGAAGGGTGTGGAGTAA